A single window of Pyrus communis chromosome 10, drPyrComm1.1, whole genome shotgun sequence DNA harbors:
- the LOC137747844 gene encoding ethylene-responsive transcription factor ERF109-like, giving the protein MPSRMSRIQQEQEHCIMVAALKHVISGGSSSGPTPEHLQPMTAVYNATCTQSAAGQRAQREDMLAFLLDGDTCRLCGIPGCLGCNYFPPTLPNRNKKPQLSLGTGFVGMNGATTRKSKNKYRGVRQRPWGKWAAEIRDPLRAARVWLGTFETAEEAARAYDKAAVEFRGNRAKLNFPLNPDVNVVTSNNSSSSGTGANAGTNPGFANKQKAKKH; this is encoded by the coding sequence ATGCCCTCCCGTATGAGTCGGATACAGCAGGAGCAGGAGCACTGCATCATGGTCGCCGCCCTCAAGCACGTCATCTCCGGTGGAAGCAGCAGCGGGCCTACCCCTGAGCACCTGCAGCCAATGACTGCCGTCTACAATGCCACGTGTACGCAATCGGCAGCCGGCCAACGGGCACAACGGGAGGACATGCTGGCCTTCTTACTAGACGGGGACACGTGTCGCCTGTGCGGGATACCCGGGTGTCTCGGGTGCAACTACTTCCCGCCAACGTTGCCGAACCGAAACAAGAAGCCGCAGCTGAGTTTAGGAACCGGGTTTGTCGGGATGAATGGGGCGACTACGAGGAAGAGCAAGAACAAGTACAGGGGCGTGAGGCAGAGGCCGTGGGGGAAATGGGCGGCGGAGATTCGCGACCCACTGCGGGCGGCGAGGGTGTGGCTCGGGACGTTCGAGACGGCGGAGGAAGCGGCCAGGGCTTACGACAAGGCCGCCGTCGAGTTCCGTGGGAATCGGGCAAAGCTGAATTTCCCATTGAACCCGGACGTCAATGTTGTCACGAGTAACAACAGTTCTAGTAGTGGAACTGGTGCTAATGCCGGTACTAATCCAGGATTCGCTAATaagcaaaaagcaaaaaaacattaa